TCAATTCATCAATAAACATCCTAAGCATGATTTTTTgcatttaaggaaataaaaaaaaagtttttggtttttgttttgtttgtagacAAGCtgtcattatgtagcccaggctagcctgactCCCTATGTAAACTAGACTGTCTCAAACTCttagaaatccacctgtctctgcctcccggaTACTGGAAATTTAAGGCATGCAGCACCATACCTGGCAAGAAAAGTTTTATATTACGAAACTCTATTGAGATGAACAGAAagtatatacatttcttttttgctGCAAGAAGGATTAAAAAGCTGAgcagtagtggtgcatgcctttgttcccagtactcaggaggcagaggtaggcaatCTCTGtggtttaaggtcagcctggtctatagagcaaattcttggatagccagggctacataaagaaaaccaaaataaaataataataaaggactaaaaaaataccttaaagtagaaaaaaatttaattataatttggttaatgattttatgtttaaaagaatacataaataaatataaacttaaaaaaacaaaacaaacatgtcaTAGACTGGGACTAGAGAGGAGTCAGAGGTTaaagagtgcttgttgctcttgcagaggatgggGTACAttttccaggacccacatgacaactccatctgtaactccagttccaggggatctgatgctctcttctgatacCTATaggtaccaggcatacacatggtacatacatacagacagacaaaacgaCCATACAATGACATgcccaaatttaaaaaattcattagATACATTATAAAGTAGTAATTGttaaaatataataacaaaataatatatacaaaCCTGTGAAATTCTTACCAGCTGTAGAGAATAATTTGTAGTTTTAacttttcattttagaaaagaaatattaatCAGCTAGAGCCCAATCCACTAAATTAGAGAAAGAACAAACAAGAGGAAACTAGAAGAAAAATATCGATAAAATGACCAAGAGagaaagcagggctggagagatggctcagtaagtaaatTGCTTACTATACAAGCCCATAGACCTAAAAGTTCTACCTCTTGCTGGACATGGCCTCCAGGCTTCCCATCACAGTGCTAAGGAAGGTTGATCACTTGGGCCAGGTGAGCAGGCAGCCTATGTGATCAGGTCCCAGTAACAACCTCTTGTCTCCAAACAAAAtagcatcaacaacaaaaacccaaccaagcAAAAGACAAAAAATGCTCAAGTCCTAAAGACCAATATTTGCCCTGTCCCCTACCCCCAAAGAATGTGGAAGCcttattaaaaatcaaaataaggaaatttgttaaaaattattGTCATTTATCATCACATTGTCATAGGAATGAGGAAAATATACGTATGCAAGTAGATACAAGTTAttttgtgaaaacaaaacaaaaaactccataCCCATTCACAATAAATCCTCTCAGCAAGCTAGGAATACAGAGTAATTTCTAGCCAGGCagtggctttaatcccagcactcaggaagcagggacagtcgatgtctgagttcaaagccagcctggtctatagagtgagttccaggacagcctgggctacacagagaaaccctgtcttgaaaaaaaaaaacaaaacaactagttTTCTtagacaaactaaaaaaaaacacacattagaaaggaaggcagagacatTATAATATAATTCAAAAATCAGCTTATTACTAGAAAAATATAATTCAGAAAGGATACTTGTTATAAAATTGGTATAAAAGTACCCACCATTTTCCCCTTTACTAGCAAAAATTCGAAAATGAGGTTTAAAAATGCTTACTTTCCAGTAAGCACAGAAACTATAATCAGTCAGCAGTACATTTTCTAAACTGCTTTACAGATCATGTAGTTGTTTTTAGTGTGTACGGTTTCATACACTACAGAAAACACTTCAGTTTATCATTACTGCTGGCTTTTTTGGGTTTTGTCTGATTATTTTTGAACATGCCATTATCTTTTCCTCCTTTGTgtgcatttttatttctaaaaaaaaaaaaaaagattaccttTAGCATCACAACTTCCAGGTGCAGGACACCAGCAAAAGCAGGGTAGCATTGGAAAGAATCTTCATGGTCTTCAATGGGTAAACTATTTTACAAACGCACCAAGGAAACGGAACCATACTGCAATCCCTCACAGactgaaaaacaagaaaagaaggtGAAATCCTTTCTTCTATCACTTGTAGTCTGTCTCATTTTCCCTGGGCCTTTTCAGCTCCCAGCTCAATGGCGCATTCCTATTAAATAACAGGGTACACAGAATGAGGGAGTATATTCTGCATAGCAGCTGACAGCATCAATTCTGGAACCAAGCGTTTTCTTTTGTAATCAAATCTCAACGTGGCCACTTAAGTGTCTCACAACTTGTGGCAACTTATAGGCCTATACAAGCATCCTTTAGTGGAGCTGTGGTTAAATGCAAGCATGTGAATCCTTTAGAAAAAGATGGCACCCACACAAATTCAACAAGTATCCTCCAACGCAATTGTGTACGCTTTAAATCACAGGGGAGAAATTACTTAGCTCTTTAAGCACTTCTGGCCCTGAATAGAGCCCCCTTTGTTTTCTAGGTAAGCATTTCTTTCCCTATTGCCATTTAAATTACCACATTTTCCCTTTGAatagaggtaaaaaaaaaagagggaaggacCGGCCTATTGGAATGACAATCACCAGGTTTGAGGTGAAATGGGACTCCATTTTTTTATGCTTTACCAACAAACCTGACACCCAGAACGTTCACAATCGTCACTGTTATTCATGGACTAGCTCACATATGTATTTTCCTCTTGCTATGATTTGGTCACCTATCCTCCCCACTTCCCAGTGCAAGACCTAACCACAGCAAGGACTCCATACAGATTTGTGGTACGAGATGAGAAGGAATTGTGAGCCTTGAgtcaaacttgttttttttttttaacataagcCTCATTCAGATTAGCTATTAGCTTCATGAAAATAAGGATTAGAGTCTAAAAACACAAATAGTACTTATTTGGAAATCTCCTATGCTACTCGTTCATCAAGAATAAACTGCTGCGTACTTCTTAGCAAAACAGTCAAGGCCTACAGCCCTGTATCACACTTCCCTCACAGACTTAGAATTACAGCCATGCTGCCCCAGAACAACCTTGCCCTCTGGCTTTCATTCTGGAAACACTAGGCCTAAAAAGCCTCCCAACCCATATGGTAGATGTCACTCACCCTTTAAAGCCCACCCCAAATTCCCCCTTCCTCTTTGATGGTTCTTGATGGACTCCCCCCTTCCTCTTGGATGGCTCTTGATGACTAACAGGCATTCTTGCTCCATCAAGAGCCATCTCTACCCTCCACGATTCCTGAATACCTTGAACAAGCACATTTTATGGTACTTGAGTTCGATCATCATATTATAACTTGTCTTCACTTACTAAATCCCGTCTTACTCAGGAAAAAATACCTACTTCTCAAAGCTCTCTTCACAATCTCCTCTGTGCAGGCATTAGGCCTTGAGTACATCCTTACTTGAGCTAagcatttttaaatggaaaaaaattccaatatacacaaaaataGAAGAGTATAGTAAATCCCCACACAGTTTTAATTTATCAACCAGTGAACAGTTTACTTGTCTCTCCCTACACCTTGGTCTGTCACGAAAATCAAAACACCGCAGTTTTTTTTACAAATTACAAGTAACTCATGTGAAATTACTCAACGCAATCAAATACCCATTTCATCCaagcatactttaaaaaaaaaagaaaggaaggaagaaagaaaggctttTCGACGCCTGtacttgtttctcttctttttaaatttgtggAAATAACAGGAAAACGGAGAAGAGCTGGGAAAAGGTACAATTAAGTTTCAGAGAGCCTGGATGTCccagatgagaaagaaagaatctGACCTGATTTCGtctgggaaaaaaatctatttcactACTTCTCCGGAGGAGGAGGGTGCGACTTGAGTCCAGTAGATGCCGGAGGAGGCGCCGAGGGGAGAGTGGTACTACCTCCACTGGGAGTCCCTTCAGGATAATCCCACCGCGGAGCCAGGACACAGCGCTTTTTTGGAGGCTTGGGTTCCCGCGTGTTTCCTGGTGGGAGCGTGGATCTCCCGGAGGCACAAGGTTGGTCCCCCATAGGTATGACAGGACCAGAGCGTTAATTTCCTCTGGTGGGCCCTGCGCAAGGCCGAGATCTGAGATGGCGGATCCCCTCCAGGCACAGGGCTGGCTTCCTCCTGGTTTCGCTGTTACCGTATTTCCTGTATCCTGAGACGTATATCCCTTCTCCGCCTCCTCGGCGCTCCGCACCCCAGCCCATTTTAACCTTTCTACGAGAACGGAATGCAAAAAAAGTGCACATTTAAAAAATGCTTCTCCACAGCACATCTCTCCCACAGTTTAATTAGATATATGGAGAGTTTTAtaccatttaattttaaaaatactaatttgCCTGTAACTTGCCAACTGCACACGTGTTAATGAATGGGTGTGTGGGATGGTCGCGGGAGTGCTGTAACCAAAGAAATTAAGCGTTTTGCACTGCAGTCACTTACGCACATCACAGAGCCACGAAAGGGGTATCTAAGAAGCTGTGTACAAATATGCTGCCTTATTGATTACAGTGTTAAATTGAAAGCCGATTGTGGAAAACGGATGCACAATAAATTCATCATGTGTCATACAAACCAATGCCTctgtttatttcatattttaaaatttttgtcatcCTTAAAAACGTACTGTATTTTTCCTCAATCCAACAGCCAAGATCTCTTTGAAAACAGACAACTGGTAGCACTCCATGTTTAATTGgcaagattttatttcttttttagggTTTTGGAAAACAATGACTCATCTTACTATTGTGGTATGTTATATTCTATGTTATATGGTAAGAAGCTAGAAACAGTTATCAGAAggtgcacaaaacagagaaaaggcTTCTGAATTTCTTTGACAGGCATCACACTCTATAATCTTAATGTCTATGTCACTTGCCTGTTCACAAGCAAAACCACACTTTTCCACTACCACAGTCATTGTTTTCTAATGGAGAAATATCAATCCATCACATCACAAGAACTCTCTTTTCATACACTGCACCTCTTAAAAACTCTGTTGTATTTCATTAATTGAAGTATTGAAATTTGGATTTCTACCTATGATAAT
The window above is part of the Rattus norvegicus strain BN/NHsdMcwi chromosome X, GRCr8, whole genome shotgun sequence genome. Proteins encoded here:
- the Nbdy gene encoding negative regulator of P-body association, which translates into the protein MGDQPCASGRSTLPPGNTREPKPPKKRCVLAPRWDYPEGTPSGGSTTLPSAPPPASTGLKSHPPPPEK